Proteins found in one Vespula pensylvanica isolate Volc-1 chromosome 10, ASM1446617v1, whole genome shotgun sequence genomic segment:
- the LOC122632610 gene encoding Na(+)/H(+) exchange regulatory cofactor NHE-RF1 translates to MSSLKGDKTPYARLCHIVKWDDFDGYGFNLHAEKGKNGQYIGKVDEGSPSQAAGLKQGDRIIEVNEINIANETHKQVVERIKAFPNETKLLVLDQEADEYFRANNVVVKGTMANVKVIKTPERNPNSVDHEEGSDHGISADENARKSSGSNDTEHSDSTATTVNASTIAVTTTMTTTASSTTMSSLSSENEETSVSRENGSANSRNSETTEAHVHGTGNGTVTGNNEPRQGLNLKMSAKELRAQLAARKKYDPKKESIGFKDKFDIVQKL, encoded by the exons ATGTCGTCCCTGAAGGGCGATAAGACACCGTACGCGCGTCTTTGCCACATCGTCAAGTGGGATGACTTTGACGGTTACGGCTTCAATCTTCACGcggagaaagggaagaacgGGCAGTACATCGGTAAGGTGGACGAGGGTTCCCCGAGCCAAGCCGCTGGCTTGAAGCAAGGGGATCGAATCATCGAGGTAAACGAGATTAACATAGCCAACGAGACTCACAAGCAGGTGGTCGAACGCATCAAGGCGTTCCCGAACGAGACCAAGCTCCTGGTGCTCGATCAGGAGGCTGACGAGTACTTCAGGGCTAACAACGTCGTCGTCAAGGGCACCATGGCGAACGTCAAGGTGATCAAGACGCCGGAGAGGAATCCGAACAGCGTGGATCACGAGGAGGGATCGGATCACGGCATCTCCGCCGACGAG AACGCACGAAAGTCGAGCGGGTCCAACGACACGGAGCACAGCGATAGCACGGCAACGACGGTGAATGCTTCTACGATAGCGgtgacaacgacgatgacgacgacggcgtcgtcgacgacgatgtcCTCGTTGTCGAGCGAAAACGAAGAGACGAGCGTCTCTCGAGAAAACGGCAGCGCCAATTCGAGAAACAGCGAGACGACGGAGGCTCACGTTCACGGAACCGGCAACGGCACCGTGACCGGAAACAACGAGCCCAGGCAAGGTTTGAACCTGAAGATGAGCGCGAAGGAGCTCAGGGCTCAGCTGGCGGCACGGAAGAAGTACGATCCCAAGAAGGAGTCGATCGGCTTCAAGGACAAATTCGACATCGTTCAgaaactttaa